Proteins found in one Sporosarcina sp. FSL K6-3457 genomic segment:
- the dinG gene encoding ATP-dependent DNA helicase DinG, whose amino-acid sequence MDNKTYAVVDLETTGHSPVKGDRIIQLAIVFITNGEIGDKYVRFVNPGQKIPAFIRQLTGIADEDVVDAPYFEDIAEEVARLLEGTVFIAHNTDFDLSFLQSEFSRCGIRKWVGKKMDTVELAKIMYPSATSYRLQDIAEDLGIPLAAAHRADDDAAATAKLFLASMEKMQGLPEDTLNLLHRRSFRLKSDLSALFYAALKQARTSRRKQEFSSFRGIPYRTIPVPIADHFEIPTYPVDEQQKMVLLKKAFPTFERRESQFGFMDTVWDALSSRSEMLAEVPTGIGKTAAYLLPAAIHSITAGKPVVISTFTNHLADKIMDEELSKVSAMLGSTVTATVLKGREQYISLGKFEELQRITDESYDETFSIMQILVWLTETVTGDLEELNVSGGGQLFVDRIRKRSNVLSPDEQAADFHYKLLETCGQSNIIITNHAMLLSDLNRDQMIFNSLAGLVVDEAHQFVQTASRLNETVFSYTNWKYVMGQMGSDATGQLLHQVNVLNKRIGMTGRYYKKEQLDEAFLNFTALFDRAVGVLTTFNLLVDKKQQGNRVVYPLDKLTEESNYFSKVAEAMVDYIRKAEQFTRDLADQTDNLTRKEQAIVAEWNFWVREMTIKAGEWVEIFLDNTSEDYTVWMEKDRRSIPGSLVVIRRSLDSSPMIRAFIDKLKEEKTGIVWTSGTLAVQDNERFIARQLGIDDSIPLLIFDAPAHFYEGAEIFIVDNMPDIQQVAQSEYIEAVADAVVQTVLATGGRLFVLFTSQDMLRKTYDLITESEQLEDYALFAQGISSGSRIRLLKSFRQFNNAVLFGTNSFWEGVDVPGEALSAVIVVRLPFTSPDEPVFKAKAAKLTAVGVNPFSEFALPEAVMRLRQGFGRLIRSSADKGFFIILDRRIETKSYGQRFLASLPDVPVKKVSLEHMVNELENCYTK is encoded by the coding sequence GTGGACAACAAAACGTATGCAGTTGTTGATCTGGAGACGACTGGTCATTCACCGGTCAAAGGAGACCGGATCATTCAGCTAGCAATTGTGTTTATTACAAATGGGGAAATTGGCGACAAGTATGTTCGTTTTGTTAATCCGGGACAAAAAATACCGGCTTTCATCCGTCAATTAACGGGCATTGCGGACGAAGACGTAGTAGACGCACCGTATTTTGAAGATATTGCCGAGGAAGTGGCTCGTCTGTTGGAAGGGACGGTTTTTATTGCCCATAATACTGATTTTGACTTATCATTTTTGCAAAGTGAGTTTAGCAGATGTGGTATTCGTAAGTGGGTCGGTAAAAAAATGGATACCGTTGAACTGGCTAAAATTATGTATCCCTCTGCCACAAGCTATAGGTTACAGGATATTGCTGAAGATTTAGGCATACCGCTGGCAGCGGCTCACCGTGCAGATGATGATGCGGCGGCCACTGCTAAGCTTTTTCTAGCCAGCATGGAGAAAATGCAAGGACTGCCAGAAGACACATTGAATTTGCTGCATCGTCGATCATTCCGTTTGAAATCGGATTTGTCGGCACTTTTTTACGCGGCATTAAAGCAGGCGAGGACATCCAGAAGAAAACAGGAATTTTCATCTTTCCGTGGTATTCCATACCGTACTATACCTGTTCCAATTGCTGATCACTTTGAGATACCGACGTATCCAGTTGATGAGCAACAGAAAATGGTTTTATTGAAAAAGGCATTCCCGACATTCGAGCGCAGGGAATCCCAGTTTGGCTTTATGGACACTGTATGGGATGCGCTTTCTAGTCGCTCCGAAATGCTAGCGGAAGTACCAACTGGTATCGGTAAAACGGCTGCCTATTTGCTACCGGCAGCCATCCATTCTATTACGGCAGGGAAGCCTGTCGTGATTAGTACATTTACTAACCATTTGGCTGATAAGATTATGGATGAGGAGCTCAGTAAGGTTAGTGCGATGCTCGGTTCTACGGTTACTGCAACAGTTTTAAAAGGAAGAGAGCAATACATTTCGTTAGGCAAATTTGAAGAACTGCAACGAATTACCGACGAGTCGTATGATGAAACATTTTCCATTATGCAAATTCTCGTTTGGCTAACGGAAACGGTGACAGGTGATTTGGAGGAGTTGAATGTATCGGGTGGGGGACAGCTATTTGTCGATCGTATTCGAAAGCGTTCTAACGTACTTTCGCCCGATGAACAAGCAGCTGATTTTCACTACAAATTGCTAGAGACATGTGGACAGTCGAACATCATCATCACCAATCATGCGATGTTGCTGTCTGATTTGAACCGGGACCAAATGATTTTCAATTCACTAGCAGGACTGGTAGTCGATGAAGCCCATCAGTTCGTACAAACAGCCTCCCGTCTGAATGAAACCGTATTTTCCTATACGAATTGGAAGTATGTTATGGGGCAAATGGGTTCTGATGCGACAGGTCAATTACTGCATCAAGTTAATGTTCTCAATAAGCGAATAGGGATGACGGGCCGATACTATAAGAAAGAGCAGTTGGATGAAGCATTTCTCAATTTTACAGCCTTATTTGATCGTGCGGTCGGTGTGCTGACTACTTTCAATCTACTTGTTGATAAAAAGCAACAAGGCAATCGAGTTGTTTACCCATTAGACAAATTGACAGAGGAGAGTAATTATTTTTCAAAAGTTGCAGAAGCAATGGTTGACTATATTCGCAAAGCTGAACAATTTACCCGTGATTTGGCCGATCAAACTGATAATTTAACACGTAAAGAGCAAGCGATTGTGGCGGAATGGAATTTCTGGGTTCGTGAGATGACTATCAAGGCCGGTGAGTGGGTAGAAATTTTTCTCGATAATACTTCGGAAGATTACACCGTATGGATGGAAAAAGATCGGCGGAGTATTCCAGGTAGTCTTGTTGTCATTAGACGTTCATTAGATAGCTCGCCTATGATTCGTGCATTTATCGACAAATTGAAAGAGGAAAAGACAGGGATTGTTTGGACATCGGGAACGTTAGCTGTCCAAGATAATGAGCGGTTCATCGCTAGACAGCTTGGGATTGATGATTCGATTCCACTGCTAATATTTGATGCACCTGCGCATTTCTACGAAGGAGCAGAAATTTTTATCGTCGACAATATGCCTGATATTCAGCAAGTTGCCCAATCGGAGTATATTGAAGCAGTTGCAGATGCTGTCGTACAGACAGTACTCGCAACCGGAGGCAGGCTTTTCGTGTTGTTCACCTCACAGGATATGTTGAGGAAAACGTATGACTTGATAACAGAAAGTGAACAGCTGGAAGATTATGCACTTTTTGCACAAGGCATCAGCTCGGGGAGTCGCATTCGCTTATTGAAATCTTTCAGGCAGTTTAATAATGCGGTGCTATTTGGTACGAATAGCTTCTGGGAAGGCGTGGATGTACCTGGAGAAGCACTGTCTGCTGTCATTGTTGTCAGGCTGCCGTTTACATCCCCGGATGAGCCGGTATTTAAGGCTAAAGCGGCTAAGTTAACGGCTGTCGGTGTGAACCCATTCAGTGAATTTGCTTTGCCAGAAGCTGTTATGCGATTACGGCAAGGGTTCGGTCGACTGATTCGTTCTTCGGCCGACAAAGGTTTTTTCATTATTTTGGATCGACGTATTGAAACGAAGTCTTATGGCCAGCGTTTTTTGGCCTCCTTACCAGATGTACCTGTAAAAAAAGTGTCGCTCGAACATATGGTGAATGAACTCGAAAATTGTTATACTAAGTAG
- the panD gene encoding aspartate 1-decarboxylase: MFRMMMNSKLHRATVTEADLSYVGSITIDSDLLDAAGMLPNEKVHVVNNNNGSRFETYIIAGERGSGVICVNGAAARLVQRGDIVIILSYVYMTNEEALTHEPTVLIMDEKNGVKEVIKEKQGMTSY, encoded by the coding sequence ATGTTCAGAATGATGATGAATAGTAAGTTGCATCGCGCGACTGTCACAGAAGCAGATTTAAGTTATGTCGGAAGCATTACCATTGACAGTGATTTGTTGGACGCCGCGGGAATGTTGCCGAACGAGAAAGTCCATGTTGTCAACAACAATAACGGCTCACGTTTTGAAACGTATATTATTGCAGGAGAGCGCGGAAGTGGTGTTATATGTGTCAATGGGGCAGCGGCACGACTTGTCCAGCGTGGCGATATCGTCATTATCCTATCCTATGTCTATATGACAAACGAAGAGGCGCTGACACATGAACCAACCGTTCTCATTATGGATGAAAAAAATGGCGTGAAAGAAGTCATCAAAGAGAAACAAGGGATGACAAGCTATTAA
- the panC gene encoding pantoate--beta-alanine ligase: MAELTIIHTIQELQTLLGRNQRQGKTVGFVPTMGFLHEGHLSLVEQARQQNDIVVMSIFVNPAQFGPGEDFEAYPRDAQRDAGLAHDAGVDILFMPTPEEMYPQEGGIRILPGSQATELCGASRPGHFDGVLKVVLKLFNIVDPDRSYFGLKDAQQLAIIETFVRDFNLRTKIVRVPTVREQDGLAKSSRNVHLTEAERQEAPAIQRALQKGALLVAEGLSAGEIEQQVAEAIVTNSTGSIDYVSLLAYPALTKEIDQTNEVIVACAVKFSKTRLIDNIIIPLKG; the protein is encoded by the coding sequence GTGGCAGAACTAACAATTATTCATACGATTCAAGAGCTACAGACGTTGCTTGGTCGTAATCAGCGACAAGGGAAGACGGTTGGTTTTGTTCCAACAATGGGTTTTTTACATGAAGGACATTTATCGCTTGTGGAACAAGCGCGACAACAGAATGATATTGTTGTCATGAGTATTTTTGTCAATCCTGCCCAGTTCGGTCCGGGAGAAGATTTTGAGGCATATCCTCGCGACGCGCAGCGTGACGCGGGGCTTGCCCATGATGCTGGTGTTGACATTCTCTTCATGCCGACACCGGAGGAAATGTATCCGCAAGAAGGCGGCATTCGTATTTTACCAGGTTCTCAAGCAACTGAGCTTTGCGGGGCGTCTAGACCAGGTCATTTCGATGGTGTACTGAAAGTCGTGTTGAAGCTGTTTAACATTGTTGACCCAGATCGTTCGTATTTTGGATTGAAGGATGCGCAACAGCTAGCGATTATTGAGACGTTTGTGCGTGATTTTAATCTTAGAACGAAGATTGTCCGTGTGCCAACAGTTCGAGAGCAGGACGGCTTGGCGAAAAGCTCTCGCAATGTTCATTTGACAGAGGCGGAGCGTCAGGAAGCTCCTGCTATTCAACGTGCCCTTCAAAAAGGTGCGTTATTAGTTGCTGAAGGGTTGTCTGCTGGGGAGATTGAGCAACAAGTGGCAGAGGCGATTGTCACAAATAGTACGGGCAGCATTGACTATGTGTCGCTACTCGCTTATCCGGCATTGACTAAGGAGATAGACCAAACAAATGAAGTTATCGTTGCTTGTGCAGTGAAGTTTAGCAAAACAAGATTGATTGATAATATAATTATTCCACTAAAAGGATGA
- the panB gene encoding 3-methyl-2-oxobutanoate hydroxymethyltransferase: protein MKSTLDFINMKKEGEKIVMLTAYDYPSAKLAEEAGVDVLLVGDSLGMVVLGYDSTVSVTVDDMIHHGKAVKRGATDTFIVVDMPFGSYHGSDDSTLAAAVRMFQQTGAHALKVEGAGKVIETIRLLTGVGIPVVGHLGLLPQSAAVVGGYKVQGKTAAAAQQLIDDARASEAAGACMIVLECIPYQLADEVSAAVSIPVIGIGAGAGTDGQVLVFHDTVTYGSHRVPKFVKAFADVGTVIGEGITKYVAEVKEQSFPAEHHRFTMKEEELEALYGGEKGGK, encoded by the coding sequence ATGAAAAGCACACTGGATTTTATCAACATGAAAAAAGAGGGCGAAAAGATTGTCATGCTCACGGCTTATGATTATCCATCAGCTAAGCTTGCGGAAGAGGCGGGGGTCGATGTTTTACTCGTTGGCGATTCGCTCGGCATGGTCGTTCTTGGTTATGATTCAACGGTTTCTGTGACAGTGGATGATATGATCCATCACGGAAAAGCAGTAAAAAGAGGGGCAACAGATACGTTTATTGTTGTGGATATGCCATTTGGCTCTTATCATGGCTCGGATGACAGTACGCTTGCAGCGGCAGTTCGTATGTTCCAACAGACGGGTGCGCATGCGTTGAAGGTTGAAGGTGCTGGCAAGGTCATCGAGACGATTCGTCTGCTGACGGGTGTAGGCATCCCAGTTGTTGGACACCTCGGCTTACTTCCTCAATCAGCCGCAGTTGTAGGTGGCTATAAAGTGCAAGGTAAGACAGCTGCGGCTGCACAGCAACTGATAGATGATGCACGTGCAAGCGAAGCGGCGGGGGCTTGTATGATTGTCTTGGAATGTATTCCGTACCAGTTGGCAGATGAAGTTTCTGCTGCAGTGTCTATCCCGGTTATCGGTATTGGGGCAGGTGCTGGAACAGATGGACAAGTACTTGTGTTCCACGATACAGTCACATATGGCAGTCACCGTGTGCCAAAATTCGTCAAGGCATTTGCGGACGTTGGTACAGTTATTGGTGAAGGAATTACCAAGTATGTAGCCGAGGTAAAAGAGCAGTCCTTCCCGGCGGAGCATCATCGTTTTACGATGAAGGAAGAAGAACTGGAAGCCTTATATGGCGGTGAAAAAGGTGGCAAGTAA
- a CDS encoding biotin--[acetyl-CoA-carboxylase] ligase — MNSSVKNELLKRLFEANGGPVSGQEIADEYGLSRTAIWKYVKELEKEGYEIGTIRKKGYTLIASPDRVNVANVEQHLTTKSYGRHIRYFETCESTQIIAHEEAQNDAPNGTVIISEEQTAGRGRMARPWSSKSGKGIWMSVISRPSLTPQQAPQMTLVAAVAVTRAIEELTGIEPTIKWPNDILVDGKKVTGILTELQADPDQVKAIILGIGMNVNQELADFPDELQAIATSLQILIGKPVDRAQSIAKILGFLELYTDMYEKHGFGPIKLLWEGYSDTTGKRIRAVMLNETLVGTALGISDEGVLELRLDDGTIRGIYSADIEVSS; from the coding sequence ATGAATTCAAGCGTGAAGAATGAATTACTGAAAAGATTGTTTGAAGCAAACGGTGGACCGGTATCAGGACAGGAAATCGCTGATGAGTACGGCCTATCTAGAACGGCGATTTGGAAATATGTCAAGGAGCTTGAAAAAGAAGGCTATGAGATTGGGACCATCCGCAAAAAAGGCTATACACTTATTGCCTCACCTGATCGAGTGAATGTTGCCAATGTCGAACAGCATTTAACGACAAAAAGTTATGGACGGCACATTCGGTATTTTGAAACTTGTGAGTCAACCCAGATTATTGCACATGAAGAGGCGCAAAATGATGCACCAAATGGGACAGTCATTATTTCGGAAGAACAAACAGCGGGAAGAGGGCGTATGGCGCGCCCGTGGAGTTCCAAATCAGGCAAAGGGATTTGGATGAGTGTGATTTCACGTCCGTCGTTAACGCCACAGCAGGCTCCACAGATGACCCTAGTTGCGGCAGTTGCCGTCACACGTGCGATTGAGGAGCTAACGGGCATTGAACCAACGATTAAATGGCCGAATGATATTTTAGTCGATGGTAAAAAAGTGACAGGTATTTTGACAGAACTGCAGGCAGATCCTGACCAAGTAAAAGCGATTATTTTGGGGATTGGTATGAATGTTAACCAAGAACTAGCTGACTTCCCGGACGAACTGCAGGCTATTGCCACTTCGCTGCAAATCCTAATAGGCAAGCCCGTGGACCGTGCACAATCAATTGCAAAAATTCTTGGATTTCTTGAACTCTACACGGATATGTATGAAAAGCATGGTTTTGGGCCCATTAAACTGTTGTGGGAAGGGTATTCCGATACAACAGGCAAACGGATTCGTGCTGTGATGTTGAATGAAACATTGGTAGGCACAGCACTTGGTATTTCCGATGAAGGTGTATTGGAACTACGATTGGATGATGGCACGATACGTGGTATCTATTCTGCGGATATAGAGGTGTCGAGTTAA
- a CDS encoding CCA tRNA nucleotidyltransferase, producing the protein MTTLFATKSSREVIRLLEQAGYEAVFVGGAVRDFVLGKPATDIDIATSAKPEEVKALFPMTVDVGTAHGTVLVLMDGEPIEVTTYRTEGTYSDHRRPDEVEFVTSLREDLLRRDFTMNALAMTKDGELIDLFGGQRDMAHQLIRAVGYAADRFNEDALRMFRAVRFTSVLDFTIEEDTFEAIRSHAPQIQHISVERLKAEMDKLLKGVNPMKAFQVIQQTALASHLPLFPENIDKLNQMVPFETAIEGWACLMLAGDFSYLEVANAYKLSNVEKSFLAAVQQASMRRSSGLFTVDDYYRFDLEVLLLVEKWVVILVNATQTVSKDEITAAKQALPIQSVADIAITGKDLMAWTGLRGGKWTGEWMEKITWLVLHGHCENNPNNIKEWFVDEFKREE; encoded by the coding sequence ATGACAACCCTTTTTGCAACAAAATCGAGTCGTGAAGTCATTCGTTTGCTTGAACAGGCAGGCTATGAAGCTGTATTTGTTGGAGGTGCAGTCCGAGATTTTGTCTTGGGAAAGCCGGCAACGGATATCGATATTGCCACTTCGGCAAAGCCTGAGGAAGTCAAGGCCTTATTTCCGATGACTGTGGACGTTGGCACAGCGCATGGTACGGTTCTTGTGTTGATGGACGGGGAACCGATTGAAGTAACGACTTATCGAACAGAAGGGACGTATAGCGATCATCGTCGTCCGGATGAAGTGGAGTTTGTGACATCCTTACGAGAGGATTTACTGCGTAGAGATTTCACAATGAATGCACTTGCCATGACAAAAGATGGTGAACTGATTGACTTGTTTGGTGGGCAGCGGGATATGGCGCATCAACTGATTCGGGCTGTCGGTTATGCCGCGGATCGCTTTAACGAAGATGCTCTTCGGATGTTCCGTGCGGTGCGCTTTACATCTGTTCTCGATTTTACAATTGAAGAGGACACGTTTGAAGCGATTCGTAGCCATGCACCACAGATTCAGCATATTTCGGTGGAACGATTAAAAGCGGAGATGGACAAGCTGTTGAAAGGTGTTAATCCTATGAAAGCCTTTCAGGTTATCCAACAGACAGCATTGGCTAGTCATTTGCCTTTATTTCCGGAAAACATCGACAAGCTTAACCAAATGGTGCCTTTTGAAACGGCTATTGAAGGATGGGCTTGCTTGATGCTTGCGGGTGATTTTTCATATTTGGAAGTCGCGAATGCGTACAAGCTATCGAATGTTGAGAAATCATTTTTAGCGGCTGTGCAGCAAGCGTCTATGAGAAGGTCTAGCGGTCTGTTTACGGTAGATGATTATTATAGGTTTGATCTAGAGGTACTTTTATTGGTGGAAAAATGGGTTGTGATACTAGTGAATGCGACTCAAACTGTTTCTAAGGATGAAATCACTGCCGCGAAACAGGCACTACCTATTCAATCCGTTGCAGATATAGCGATAACGGGTAAAGATTTGATGGCGTGGACGGGGTTACGTGGCGGCAAATGGACGGGCGAATGGATGGAAAAAATCACGTGGCTCGTTCTTCATGGACACTGTGAAAATAATCCAAACAATATAAAGGAATGGTTTGTCGATGAATTCAAGCGTGAAGAATGA
- the bshA gene encoding N-acetyl-alpha-D-glucosaminyl L-malate synthase BshA, whose product MGKLKVGVICYPSLGGSGVVATELGKMMADRGHEMHYITSGKPFRFLDVHPNIQFHEVKIDGYAVFKYPPYDIALANRIAQVIETEKLDLLHVHYAVPHAVSAALGKDMANSTIGVITTLHGTDVTILGHDPGLRNTVRYGIHKSTITTTVSESLRQDTLELIEPEKDLLTIYNFIDEDKYHPVEPGALKSELGIGQNEKVIIHISNFRAVKRIPDIIESFRLVAKELDAKLLLVGEGPEKTAMEELVRELGLQDAVIFTGKRDDLPELLAISDVMFLLSEKEAFGLVLLEAFACGVPSVATAIGGIPEVVEDGVNGFLVELGDVAMAADKALQLLTDDQLHATFQQNGLATVANKFHSSTIVTQYEKLYYEVAGNQ is encoded by the coding sequence TTGGGAAAATTGAAAGTAGGTGTAATCTGCTACCCTTCACTCGGTGGGTCTGGGGTTGTGGCAACCGAACTCGGAAAAATGATGGCGGATAGAGGCCATGAAATGCATTATATTACGTCGGGTAAACCTTTTCGTTTTCTTGACGTACATCCCAACATCCAATTTCATGAAGTGAAAATAGACGGCTATGCAGTTTTTAAATATCCACCCTATGATATCGCGCTTGCGAATCGTATTGCACAAGTGATTGAAACGGAAAAGTTAGATTTGCTACATGTACATTATGCTGTACCACATGCTGTATCAGCTGCACTCGGCAAAGATATGGCTAATTCAACGATTGGTGTCATTACAACGTTACATGGTACGGATGTGACGATCCTTGGACATGATCCTGGACTGCGTAATACGGTCCGCTATGGCATTCATAAATCAACAATTACAACGACTGTTTCTGAATCACTGAGACAAGATACACTTGAATTGATTGAACCAGAAAAAGACTTATTGACGATTTACAATTTTATCGATGAAGACAAATATCATCCAGTCGAGCCTGGAGCGTTGAAAAGTGAGCTTGGCATTGGACAGAATGAAAAAGTTATTATCCATATATCTAATTTCAGGGCTGTGAAGCGTATTCCCGATATTATTGAAAGTTTTCGGCTTGTGGCAAAAGAGTTAGATGCCAAATTGCTGCTTGTCGGCGAAGGACCGGAGAAGACGGCTATGGAAGAGCTTGTGCGTGAATTAGGCCTCCAAGATGCTGTCATTTTTACGGGCAAGCGGGATGATTTGCCGGAGCTTCTGGCAATTAGTGATGTCATGTTTTTATTGTCTGAAAAAGAGGCGTTTGGTCTGGTATTACTGGAAGCATTTGCTTGCGGTGTGCCATCTGTTGCGACCGCTATTGGGGGAATTCCAGAGGTTGTTGAGGATGGTGTCAATGGTTTTCTCGTTGAGCTTGGAGATGTGGCAATGGCTGCTGACAAAGCACTACAATTGCTGACAGATGACCAATTACATGCCACTTTTCAGCAAAATGGGCTAGCGACAGTGGCCAATAAATTTCATTCCTCAACTATCGTGACGCAATACGAAAAACTTTATTATGAAGTGGCGGGAAATCAATGA
- the dapB gene encoding 4-hydroxy-tetrahydrodipicolinate reductase, which produces MMIKVAIAGVRGRMGSAALQAITAAPDMEVVAALDYKYEGLYLHNSIITEEPEGVRFYTSLADLAADTQPDVLLDVTDPDAVFNNVKEAIALGIHPVVGTSGLSKEQISILTELSASAQVGGIIAPNFSIGAVLMMKFSVMAARYLGDVEILEMHHDRKLDAPSGTAVKTAEMITAVREPHIQGHPEEQEHQAGARGADVEGMKIHSIRLPGLLAHQQVLLGGEGELLTIRHDSFDRNSFMPGILMAARDVMVRKDLIYGLENIID; this is translated from the coding sequence ATTATGATAAAAGTTGCAATAGCAGGAGTACGAGGAAGAATGGGAAGCGCCGCGCTTCAAGCCATTACAGCAGCACCTGATATGGAAGTTGTGGCAGCACTTGATTATAAATATGAAGGTTTGTATTTACATAATTCGATAATTACTGAAGAGCCTGAGGGAGTCCGGTTTTACACATCACTTGCCGATTTGGCGGCTGACACACAGCCAGATGTCCTTCTTGATGTGACGGATCCAGATGCTGTATTTAACAACGTTAAAGAAGCAATAGCTTTAGGAATCCATCCTGTCGTGGGAACATCAGGTCTTTCAAAGGAGCAAATTTCGATTTTAACTGAACTGTCGGCTTCAGCACAAGTCGGTGGAATCATCGCACCGAATTTTTCAATAGGTGCTGTACTGATGATGAAATTCTCTGTTATGGCAGCACGCTACCTCGGTGATGTTGAAATACTTGAAATGCACCATGATCGGAAACTTGACGCACCATCAGGAACAGCTGTGAAAACGGCTGAAATGATAACAGCTGTTAGGGAACCGCATATACAAGGGCATCCAGAGGAGCAAGAGCATCAAGCGGGTGCGCGTGGTGCTGATGTGGAAGGTATGAAAATTCATAGTATCCGATTACCAGGGCTGCTTGCACATCAGCAAGTGCTTCTTGGTGGCGAAGGTGAACTGCTGACTATTAGACATGACTCATTTGATCGTAATAGCTTTATGCCAGGAATACTAATGGCCGCACGTGATGTCATGGTAAGAAAAGATCTGATCTATGGACTCGAAAATATTATTGATTAA
- a CDS encoding nucleotide pyrophosphohydrolase has translation MESSKSLEGLQQEVDLYINRFKEGYFPPMELLARMTEELGELSREVQHVYGMKKKKSSEAVRSLEEETGDLFFVLVCFANSQGISLEKALTTVVDKFKERDADRWTKKEELL, from the coding sequence ATGGAGTCATCAAAGTCGTTGGAAGGTCTACAACAAGAAGTCGATTTGTACATAAATCGTTTTAAAGAAGGCTATTTTCCACCAATGGAGTTGCTAGCTCGAATGACTGAAGAGCTCGGTGAATTGTCGAGGGAAGTACAACATGTCTATGGCATGAAAAAGAAAAAGTCAAGTGAGGCAGTCCGTTCGCTTGAGGAAGAGACGGGGGATTTATTTTTTGTACTTGTCTGTTTCGCTAATTCGCAAGGAATTAGCTTAGAAAAGGCATTGACGACTGTGGTTGATAAATTCAAAGAACGTGATGCTGATCGCTGGACCAAAAAGGAGGAGCTATTATGA
- a CDS encoding YitT family protein, with translation MLDGIRIKNIIFIIIGAAVFSFGLVHFNIQNELAEGGFTGITLILLFAFNWDPAIMNLVLNIPMFIIGWKLLGKRVFIYTVIGTVAVSVFIKIFMVYQIDIHLKDDLFLVALFAGVFIGIGLGIIFRYGGTTGGVDIIARLAHKYIGWSMGKTMFMFDAVVILVSWAVYLDHRSMMYTLVALFVGARVIDFVQEGAYAARGAFIISDSQDEIAAKIAAEMERGVTVFRGYGHYTKADREILYCVVGRNEIMRLKNIITSIDPHAFVSLIDAHDVMGEGFTLDEQKRPLER, from the coding sequence ATGCTTGACGGAATTCGAATTAAAAATATTATTTTCATCATTATCGGTGCTGCCGTCTTCAGTTTTGGACTCGTCCATTTTAATATTCAAAACGAACTAGCCGAAGGCGGTTTTACAGGAATTACACTTATTTTGTTATTTGCATTCAATTGGGACCCAGCTATTATGAACCTGGTGCTAAATATTCCCATGTTCATCATCGGCTGGAAGTTGCTTGGAAAACGGGTTTTCATTTACACGGTTATCGGAACCGTCGCAGTGTCTGTCTTTATTAAAATTTTCATGGTCTATCAGATTGATATCCACCTAAAAGATGATTTGTTCCTCGTTGCTTTGTTTGCCGGAGTTTTCATCGGGATTGGGCTCGGCATCATTTTCAGGTATGGGGGCACAACAGGTGGTGTTGACATTATCGCACGTCTTGCCCATAAATACATAGGCTGGAGCATGGGAAAAACTATGTTTATGTTCGATGCAGTTGTTATTCTCGTTTCCTGGGCGGTCTATTTGGATCATCGTTCCATGATGTATACGCTTGTGGCCCTATTTGTGGGTGCTCGTGTCATCGACTTTGTCCAAGAAGGTGCTTATGCAGCAAGGGGTGCATTTATCATTTCCGATTCGCAAGACGAAATTGCGGCAAAAATTGCTGCTGAAATGGAACGTGGGGTTACCGTTTTTAGAGGCTACGGTCATTATACGAAGGCTGATCGGGAAATCCTTTACTGCGTCGTCGGGAGAAATGAAATCATGCGCTTGAAAAATATCATTACTTCCATCGATCCACATGCATTCGTGTCACTCATCGATGCACACGATGTCATGGGAGAGGGCTTTACGTTAGACGAACAGAAACGACCGTTAGAGCGATAA